Below is a genomic region from Streptomyces sp. NBC_00461.
TTGATCCCGGCGCCGGCGTAGCCGTACTCGTCGAAGACCTCCGCGGCCGCCTTCAAGAGCTGCTCTCGGGTCTGAATCGCGCGCTCCTGCTTGAGTGCGCGATTCGTGTTCGCTCGTGCCATGGCTGCACCCCGGTCTCGACAAGAAAAAGAACGTCCTCTATGTTACTGGCTGTGGTGCGGCTCCGCCAGTTCGTGGGAGCAGCGCATGTCGATGCGGGAAAACAGGGGGATTCCACATGAACGAGATGGTGACGGCTGCTGGTTCGAGATCGGCCCGGGTCGCGAAGGCCCTCGTCCACAAGCACGACGCAGGCCAGGTACTGCTCTCGGGCCTGAAGCGCCTGGCGGAGGACGAGTTCCTGGTCGCGGCCGACTGGACGGACACCGGCGATCTCCTGGCCACCGGGGACCGCCGCGAGGACGGCGCCGTACTGCTCACGGAAACGATTCGGCAGGCCTTTCCGCTGCTGTCGCACGCCGGTTACGACGTCCCGTTCGGCCACCGTCTGCTCTGGAGCGAGTACCGCTACGCGCTCAACCTCAGGACGCTGCGCGAGGCGGGCATCGGCGGCCGGCCCGATCTGCACATCCGCTGCTACGACGTGGTCCGCCGCCGCGGCCGGGTCTCGGCCCTGTCCCTGAACATCACCGTGCTGCGCGACGGCGAGCAACTGGCCACCGCCCACACCCGGTTCACCATTCAGCCGCCCGCCATCTACGAGCGGCTGCGCGGCTCCTGCGGCGACGCCCACCGCATGCTGGAGCTGGCCCGCAGCCGCCCGCTGCCGCCCCCGGTCTCCGGCGCCGGCGAGGAGTTCCGGGACGTGGTGCTCTCACCCACCGACGCGACGGACCGCTGGCAGCTGCGGGTCGACACCCACCACCCGATGTACTTCGACCACCCCAGCGACCACGCCCCGGGCATCCTCCTGCTGGAGGCGGCCAAGCAGGCCGTGCGCACCCTGCGGCACCCCCGGGTCGGAGTCGCCGAGGCGATGGAGACCGTCTTCCACCGCTACGTCGAACTCGACTCCCCCTGCTGGGTGGACGCACAGCAGCTGCCCGACGATCAACTCGGCCGTGCGCGTTTCCTGGTGACGATGCATCAGGAGGGCATGCTGTGCTTCACCGCACTGGTGTCGGTCGCGAAGGAGCAGACCGGCTGACGTCCATCACCCGGCCGACCCCCGGCAGCGTGCCTCCGCCCACCCGGGCGACATGGGCGCCGAGCACCATGTCGTCGCCGACGGCGACGGGATGGCCCACGGAGCGCAGGAGGTCGAGGTCGGAGGCGTGATCGGCGTAGGCGGCGGCGCGCGACGGGGACACCGCGCGCCGCCGCATCAGCGTGCGCGCCAGCCGGCCCTTCTCGACGCCGATGACCGGGCGCTCCACCAGACCCGTGCAGTACCCGCCGACGTACTCCGGCTCGCTGCACAGGATCTCGTCGGCGCCGAGCAGCTCCGCGACCGGCTCCAGACACGGCCGGAACGAGCCCGACACCAGCACGGTCAGCGCGCCCTTTTCCCGGTGCCGGCGCAGGGCGGACACCACCGGCTGATGCAGCAGCGTGCCGGTGGCCAGCTCCGCGTCGAACCAGGCGCGGCCGTGTGCGAACAGCTCCTCGCGCGGGCGGTCCGCGTACAGGCGGTAGTACTCACGGTTGGTGACCAGCCGTGAGACACCCGCCGCCGACCTGCGTCGCAGCGTGCCTGCCGCCTCCTCGTAGGCGGACGGCGGCAGACCGCGTTCGCGGTAGTGGAACTCCAGGAAGCGGAACATGCTCTTGACGTTGATCAGTGTCTCGTCGACGTCGAAGAAGGCGATCTCGACGGGGGCGTTCGGTGAGCCGGGGACAGCGGTCATGGGGTACGGCCTTCCGTGCGGGTGGGAGGGGGAAGCCGGGCGGCGGCCCCACCTGGGGGGAGGGGGAGGAGCCGCCGCCCGGCGGGATCAGACGGACGCGGGGACCGGCGCGGTGGGGCGGGAGGCCAGGTAGGTGCGGGTGCCCTTGCCGGGCGTCTTACGGCCCAGATGCCCCGCGGCCACCAGCTGCCTCAGCAGGGGGGCGGTCTCCGGTGCCCGGCAGCGCGGGTCGGCCTGGAGCCGGCGCTGCACCTCCAGAGCCACATCGGCGCCGACCGTGTCGAGCAGCCGTACCGGACCGATCGGCTGGCCGCCCACGGTCCGCGCGGTCGCGTCCAGCGCCGCGGTCGTCGTCTCGCCCGCGTCCAGCAGTTCGAGAGCCTGGTTCAGATACGGGAAGAGCAGCGCGTTGACGATGAAACCGGCCCGGTCGCCGCACTGCACGGTCTGCTTGCCGAGCCGTTCGGCCACCGCGCGGGCACGGGCCAGGCTGTGCTTGCTGGTGCCCTTCGCCGGGACCAGCTCCACCAGGCGCATCACCGCAGCCGGGTTGAAGAAGTGCAGGCCCAGCACGTCCGCGGGACGGCCCGCCGGCTCGGTGCAGGCGGCCACCGGCAGGCTGGAGGTGGACGTGGCCAGCAGGGTGCGCGGCGCGCAGACCGCGCCCAGCTCGGCGAAGAGCCGCCGCTTGACCTCCAGGTCCTCCACCACGGCCTCGACGACGATGTCCACCGTGCCCAGCACCGAGCGGTCCGCGGTCGCCCTGAAGCCGCCCCGCCCTCCCTCCTCGTCGGTGCGCCCCAGCGCGAACTCCACGCGTTCCGCGGCGCCTTGTGCCTTCTCCTCGGTCCGGGCCAGCAGTGTGGTGTCGAAGCCGCCGCGCACGAAGGACTCCGCGATGCCGGTGGCCATGGTCCCGGAGCCCACGACCACCACCCGGCGGCCGGGCGCGGCGGTCGGCTCGGCCGGCCGGCGCGGCCCCTCGCCCAGGTCGTGGCGGTGGAAGCCGTGGCCCGTCTTGCGGCCGAGCGCGCCCCGGGCGATCAGTTCGTCGAGGACCGGGGCCGGCGCCGGGTGCCCGTCGGCCGTCTCGGTGAGGCGGGAGAGCAGGTCGCGTGCCGTGTCCAGGCCGATCGCGTCCAGCACGGCCAGCGGACCCTCGCGCCAGCCGCAGCCCAGCCGCAGCGCGGTGTCGATGTCCTCGGCGGTGGCGTATCCGTCG
It encodes:
- a CDS encoding ScbA/BarX family gamma-butyrolactone biosynthesis protein, whose translation is MNEMVTAAGSRSARVAKALVHKHDAGQVLLSGLKRLAEDEFLVAADWTDTGDLLATGDRREDGAVLLTETIRQAFPLLSHAGYDVPFGHRLLWSEYRYALNLRTLREAGIGGRPDLHIRCYDVVRRRGRVSALSLNITVLRDGEQLATAHTRFTIQPPAIYERLRGSCGDAHRMLELARSRPLPPPVSGAGEEFRDVVLSPTDATDRWQLRVDTHHPMYFDHPSDHAPGILLLEAAKQAVRTLRHPRVGVAEAMETVFHRYVELDSPCWVDAQQLPDDQLGRARFLVTMHQEGMLCFTALVSVAKEQTG
- a CDS encoding 3-hydroxyacyl-CoA dehydrogenase family protein, encoding MPDQPDGAPAPSPYTVAVVGLGGTGLTLVRRLAGAGLTVVGVDDDPAALVRAQELSPSERPRTVTRFPAGVTAADLVIEAVPEPAALKRLVLAKVRQRIRPGTPVLTTALTTPLADLEEAAGPDLFALRFLRADDLDAVEIARAPGAGDAAAERVEQILTAAGITAHQVVDRPGSLAPGLLLGLLNRAAWMVHDGYATAEDIDTALRLGCGWREGPLAVLDAIGLDTARDLLSRLTETADGHPAPAPVLDELIARGALGRKTGHGFHRHDLGEGPRRPAEPTAAPGRRVVVVGSGTMATGIAESFVRGGFDTTLLARTEEKAQGAAERVEFALGRTDEEGGRGGFRATADRSVLGTVDIVVEAVVEDLEVKRRLFAELGAVCAPRTLLATSTSSLPVAACTEPAGRPADVLGLHFFNPAAVMRLVELVPAKGTSKHSLARARAVAERLGKQTVQCGDRAGFIVNALLFPYLNQALELLDAGETTTAALDATARTVGGQPIGPVRLLDTVGADVALEVQRRLQADPRCRAPETAPLLRQLVAAGHLGRKTPGKGTRTYLASRPTAPVPASV
- a CDS encoding HAD family hydrolase, coding for MTAVPGSPNAPVEIAFFDVDETLINVKSMFRFLEFHYRERGLPPSAYEEAAGTLRRRSAAGVSRLVTNREYYRLYADRPREELFAHGRAWFDAELATGTLLHQPVVSALRRHREKGALTVLVSGSFRPCLEPVAELLGADEILCSEPEYVGGYCTGLVERPVIGVEKGRLARTLMRRRAVSPSRAAAYADHASDLDLLRSVGHPVAVGDDMVLGAHVARVGGGTLPGVGRVMDVSRSAPSRPTPVR